The genomic DNA CTTCGCAAGTGTTGCCTTTGCGCTGGCATAGGCCGCCTGATAGCTTGCCGGATCGATCTGATACAGCACCTGGCCCGCCTTCACGTCGGAACCTTCCGTGAAAAGCCGCTTCTGGATGATGCCTCCCACCTGGGGACGCACCTCTGCCACCAGATATGCGGAGGTACGGCCTGGCAGCTCCGTTGTAAGCTCTACCCGCTGCGGCTGCACCGTAACCACGCCCACTTCCGGGGGTCCTTGTGGGGGAGGGCCTGCAGCCTGTTTCTTCCCGCACCCACTCACAAACATGCCGCATGCCGCGACGGCCACGGCGAACATCGAAATTCTGTTGCTCATCTGCATGAATACCTCTCCTCGTGGAGTATGAGTGACTTATATATAAGGGATGTATTACCGCTGTTTACGCCGGATGATGGCTCCTGCGACGATGCATGCCCAGCAGAGGACGATGAAGGCTACAAATGATCTGGCAAGCACCTGCTTCTCCTGAAGTTACCACTCCGGATGCCCTCGCCTCTCACTGCCGCACCGCGTCCCAGCACGCTTCAGCTGCCTTCAGCGACAGTTCCTCGTTCAGGTCTATGAAACCTAGAATGTGATCGCGGCACATGTCGACCAAGGGACCGAAGGTCAGGGCGAAAAGCATCACGAGAGGAAGGTCCTTCACGATCCCCTGCCCTTTCCCATCTTCGAATATCTCGGTGCAGATGTCCTTTTCCTGCTTCCCGAACACTTTCTCCCGGCGGTGAGCCGCGCCGTAGGGAGAATTGTGGAACTGCTCCGCAAACCGGAACTCCATCGGAGAAGCGATGAAGTACTTGATCAGGATGGTGGCTAGATGGATATATCGGTCACGCACCCCCTTCCGTTCCGGGTACCCCTCCATTACGGCAGCCACCAGCCGCTGCTCGAACGCAGCGTATGTCTCGGTGATGAGTGTGTCCTTGTTCTCGAAATACCGGTAAATCGTACCGGCACCGACCCCGGCGCGTTCGGCCACCATGGCCATCGGTGCTCCATGAAAGCCGCACTCTGCTACAAGCTCCAGCGCCGCATTTATGATCGCTTCACGCTTGTCGGACTCACTCATTTCTGCCTCCGGAATGAACGTTCATTCCGTTATACGCCAAGCTTTTTCTCATGTCAAAGCTTTTGTCTTACCTGCTCAGGGTTGAGCCTTGGCCCGTTCCCCGGCGCTCAAGCTCGACATCTATGGCATTGAGCACCTCGAACTTGGCCAGGGACCATAAGGGGGCAACCAGGTAGTCCCGGTGCCCGTCACCTGTCAGGCGCTGCACGATGATTCGCGGGTCCAGCCGCTCCAGGAAGTCGCACACGAGCCCCACATACTCGTCCCGGTCAGGCAGGCGCACCTCCCCCCGCCGGTACATCTCCGCCAGCTTCGTATCCTTCAGGACATGAAGGAGATGAACCTTCACCCCCTCCACCCCCAGATCGTTGAGAATTCCGGCGGTCTTCAGCATCTCCTCCCGCCTCTCCCCCGGCACCCCCAGGATCACGTGTGCGCATACCCGTACTCCCGCCTCACGGCATTGACGGACGGCGGCGGCAAAGGCGTCGAACGAATGTCCCCGGTTGAGGAGCTGCAGGCTCTTTTCCCAGGGGGACTGGAGCCCCAGTTCCACCCAGAGATACGTACGGCGGGCGTAGTCGGCTAGGAGGTCCACAACAGGAGGGGGTAGGCAGTCGGGGCGGGTGCCAATGATCAGCCCCACCACGTCGGACACTGCCAGCGCCTCGTCATAGAGGGCGCGAAGCCGCTCGACCGGGGCGTAGGTATTGGAGTAGGGCTGGAAGTAGGCAATGAACTTCCCCGCCTTGTATTTGCGGGTCATCACTTCTTTCCCCTGCTCGATCTGTTCGGCCACCGACTCCCCCCGGGCTATCCCTACCGCGCCGGACCCGGCGCCTCCGCAGTAGATGCACCCGCCGATGGCAAAGGTGCCGTCACGGTTGGGGCAGGTAAACCCTGCATCTATGGAAATCCGGTGCACGCGGCAGCCGAACACCCGCTTCAGCTCGTCGGAAAATGAATTGTATCGTTTCTGTAGCATAGATGAGGTTCGTTAAAGTCGGAACAAGGTTCAGGGAGCTCAGCGGTAGAGTGTTAGGAAATAGAGAAAACTCAGACAAATGGCAAGAGAAATGGAGAAGGATTTTATAACGGCAAAGCAAACCCTCGAGGCGGGTCCCGACCCAGCAAGGAAGGACCGACCCTGCAACAATTCTCGAATTTTCAGTAGGATTGACTTCACCACCGTAAGAGATACACTATTCCCACATTAATTAGGAGGAACCGGCCATGTTCAAGGAATTCAGGGAATTTGCGGTCAAGGGGAATGCCCTCGATCTGGCTGTCGGCGTGATCATCGGTGCGGCTTTCGGCAAGATCGTCACCAGTCTCGTCAATGACATCCTCATGCCGCCACTTGGGCTCCTCACGGGCAAGATGGATTTCAGCAACCTCTTCATCAACCTTTCCGACACCCCTGTCGACACCGTCGCAAAAGCTAAAGCGGCCGGCATTCCTACCATCAATTACGGCCTCTTCTTCAATAACATCATTGATTTTCTACTCGTTGCCTTCTCGGTTTTCATTCTGGTCAGGCAGATCAATCGCCTCCGTCGGCCGGAGACACCACCGCCTCCTGCCACCAGACAATGCCCCTTGTGCCTTAGCGCCATCCCGATGGCTGCATCACGGTGTCCACACTGTACATCGGCTGTGGATCCGGTGTCGCAATAGAAGTTCATTTCACTGCACTGAAGGAGGAACAACATGAAACTACTCAACCCCATGCTGCTGATGGCCGGAGCGTTGCTGATCACCCTGGGAACAGCTTCGGCTGAAGGAGTCCGCCCGGGCGCCTGGTATCTGTCCCCCATCGTCGGAGGGTATACCTTCGACGGGAAACAGCACCTCGAAACACAGCCTGTCGGAGGCATCAGGGCGGGTTACAATTTTACGAAACATCTGGGGGTGGAAGCGCTCTTCGACTATACCCGCACCGAAGGGACAAGGAGCCCTGCCAAGACCGACTTTTACCGGTACGGCGCCGATGCCCTGCTCCATTTCTTCCCGGACAACCGGCTTGTCCCGTACATAGCTGCCGGTTACAGCGGCATGAGCCTCGATGGAGAAAACGGCACGCTCACCCGCGGCATCTTCGACTACGGCCCCGGCGTGAAGTATTTCCTCTCCGAAAACTGGGCATTGCGTGGTGACTTCCGCCATCTCATCTTCAGGAATGATGACAGGTCCTACAACAACTATGAATACACGATGGGCCTCGCCTACTCCTTCGGCGCTCCCAAGGAGCCTGTTCCCGCAGCGAAGGCAGTGCCCGCCCCGGCTCCGGCCCCGGTACCTGCACCAGCCCCGGTCGCAAAGCCTGCTCCTGCGCCGGCTCCTGTCGTCGTGCCGCCCCCCACCCCCGCCGACTCCGATAAGGACGGCGTCATCGATACTGTCGACAAGTGCCCCGACACACCTTCAGGTGTGCAGGTGGACAAGGATGGCTGCCCGCTCGACTCGGACAAGGACGGTGTTGCCGATTACCTCGATAAATGCCCGGGCACTCCGGCAGGGGTGAAGGTCGACAAAGACGGCTGCCCGCTTGATTCTGACAAGGATGGTGTTGCCGATTATATGGACAAATGTCCGGACACCTCTCAGGGGACAAAGGTCAAAGCTGACGGTTGCCCGGAGCTTGAAACCCTAAGCATGTCCCTCAACATCCAGTTCGCCACCGGGAAGGACGAGATCCAGCCGAAGTATGCCGACGAAATCAATAAGGTGGCTGAGTACATGCAGAAATACCCGGAAGTCAAAGGGGTTATCGAAGGACACACCGACAATGTCGGCTCAGCCGCCGCCAACCAGAAGCTCTCTCAGCGCCGTGCAGATGCTGTTCGCAATTACCTGATCAAAAAGCAGGGCATCGCCCCCGAGCGCCTTACCGCCAAAGGATATGGCCTGACCCGCCCTGTGGCCGACAACGCCACCGAAGCAGGAAGGCAGCAGAACCGAAGGATCACTGCTCTCCTTGATTCG from Geobacter sp. DSM 9736 includes the following:
- a CDS encoding TetR/AcrR family transcriptional regulator, whose product is MSESDKREAIINAALELVAECGFHGAPMAMVAERAGVGAGTIYRYFENKDTLITETYAAFEQRLVAAVMEGYPERKGVRDRYIHLATILIKYFIASPMEFRFAEQFHNSPYGAAHRREKVFGKQEKDICTEIFEDGKGQGIVKDLPLVMLFALTFGPLVDMCRDHILGFIDLNEELSLKAAEACWDAVRQ
- a CDS encoding TIGR01212 family radical SAM protein (This family includes YhcC from E. coli K-12, an uncharacterized radical SAM protein.), producing MLQKRYNSFSDELKRVFGCRVHRISIDAGFTCPNRDGTFAIGGCIYCGGAGSGAVGIARGESVAEQIEQGKEVMTRKYKAGKFIAYFQPYSNTYAPVERLRALYDEALAVSDVVGLIIGTRPDCLPPPVVDLLADYARRTYLWVELGLQSPWEKSLQLLNRGHSFDAFAAAVRQCREAGVRVCAHVILGVPGERREEMLKTAGILNDLGVEGVKVHLLHVLKDTKLAEMYRRGEVRLPDRDEYVGLVCDFLERLDPRIIVQRLTGDGHRDYLVAPLWSLAKFEVLNAIDVELERRGTGQGSTLSR
- the mscL gene encoding large conductance mechanosensitive channel protein MscL, whose amino-acid sequence is MFKEFREFAVKGNALDLAVGVIIGAAFGKIVTSLVNDILMPPLGLLTGKMDFSNLFINLSDTPVDTVAKAKAAGIPTINYGLFFNNIIDFLLVAFSVFILVRQINRLRRPETPPPPATRQCPLCLSAIPMAASRCPHCTSAVDPVSQ
- a CDS encoding OmpA family protein yields the protein MKLLNPMLLMAGALLITLGTASAEGVRPGAWYLSPIVGGYTFDGKQHLETQPVGGIRAGYNFTKHLGVEALFDYTRTEGTRSPAKTDFYRYGADALLHFFPDNRLVPYIAAGYSGMSLDGENGTLTRGIFDYGPGVKYFLSENWALRGDFRHLIFRNDDRSYNNYEYTMGLAYSFGAPKEPVPAAKAVPAPAPAPVPAPAPVAKPAPAPAPVVVPPPTPADSDKDGVIDTVDKCPDTPSGVQVDKDGCPLDSDKDGVADYLDKCPGTPAGVKVDKDGCPLDSDKDGVADYMDKCPDTSQGTKVKADGCPELETLSMSLNIQFATGKDEIQPKYADEINKVAEYMQKYPEVKGVIEGHTDNVGSAAANQKLSQRRADAVRNYLIKKQGIAPERLTAKGYGLTRPVADNATEAGRQQNRRITALLDSVTVEKK